A genomic segment from Phragmites australis chromosome 6, lpPhrAust1.1, whole genome shotgun sequence encodes:
- the LOC133920421 gene encoding growth-regulating factor 10-like gives MAEDKETDSPQPPCKLPRLSSADPNAGAVTMAASSPLVLGLGLGLGGDSCGEREAEASATAATAHKARSALTFMQQQELEHQVLIYRYFAAGAPVPVHLVLPIWKSVAASSFGPQRFPSLMGLGSLCFDYRSTMEPEPGRCRRTDGKKWRCSRDVVPGHKYCERHVHRGRGRSRKPVEAASAAAPTPSAAAVTRGSVHSGASQTGLGFSPTSVLAHSAARAT, from the exons ATGGCCGAGGACAAGGAGACCGACTCGCCGCAGCCGCCATGCAAGCTCCCCCGCCTCTCCAGCGCCGACCCGAACGCCG GAGCGGTGACCATGGCGGCCTCGTCGCCACTGGTTCTTGGCCTGGGCCTGGGGCTCGGCGGGGACAGCTGCGGGGAGCGTGAGGCGGAAGCATCCGCGACGGCGGCAACGGCACACAAGGCTAGGTCTGCGCTGACGTTCATGCAGCAGCAGGAGCTGGAGCACCAGGTACTCATCTACCGATACTTTGCCGCGGGCGCGCCTGTGCCGGTGCACCTCGTGCTCCCCATCTGGAAGAGCGTCGCCGCGTCCTCCTTCGGCCCCCAGCGCTTCCCCTCCC TGATGGGTCTGGGGAGCCTGTGCTTTGACTACCGCAGCACCATGGAGCCGGAGCCCGGCCGGTGCCGCCGCACGGACGGCAAGAAGTGGCGGTGCTCGCGCGACGTGGTGCCGGGGCACAAGTACTGCGAGCGGCACGTccaccgcggccgcggccgtTCAAGAAAGCCTGTGGAAGCCGCCTCCGCAGCCGCCCCGACGCCGAGCGCTGCCGCCGTCACCCGCGGCTCCGTCCACAGCGGCGCGTCCCAGACGGGCCTCGGCTTCTCCCCCACCAGCGTCCTCGCCCACAGCGCCGCGCGTGCCACATGA